In the genome of Catenovulum adriaticum, one region contains:
- a CDS encoding family 43 glycosylhydrolase: protein MFFKIKMVQIEMLKKFTTLTSVLLVVSCSMTSTETVTKQDSNINYNFVLDDAADPHAMVEDGTVYIYPTHGQWDRKFYAFSSKNLVDWQKHGPILDFNKIEWLPEQKRPWAPGIHKNNGKYYFYYSAGPMPSYIGVAVSDSPVGPFNDSGIALVKDQNQHKDPAQRTGRRFEAIDPMVFKDPKSGKHYLYAGGSAGSTLRVFELNDDMISIKQEIKVDTPEKFTEGAFIHYHNGMYHFTYSHGRFNKANYSVYYSTSESPTGPWTFKGNLMKSDDNFKGPGHHSIIHNAKTDKWYMVYHRWENVEGEGPYRGPNNARKTAIEEMFYDNNGFIKPIKMTAKGVGKVSF from the coding sequence ATGTTTTTCAAAATTAAAATGGTACAAATAGAAATGTTAAAAAAATTCACCACACTTACATCTGTTTTATTGGTTGTATCATGCTCAATGACGTCAACCGAAACAGTTACTAAACAAGATTCAAATATAAATTATAACTTTGTACTGGATGATGCGGCTGACCCACATGCAATGGTGGAAGATGGCACTGTATATATTTATCCAACACATGGGCAGTGGGATCGTAAATTTTATGCTTTCTCCTCAAAAAATTTGGTTGATTGGCAAAAACATGGACCCATTTTAGATTTTAACAAAATTGAATGGTTACCTGAGCAAAAACGACCTTGGGCGCCTGGTATTCATAAAAATAATGGTAAATACTATTTTTACTACTCAGCTGGTCCTATGCCTTCATATATTGGCGTTGCCGTCTCTGATTCACCTGTCGGGCCTTTTAATGATTCGGGCATTGCATTAGTTAAAGACCAAAATCAACATAAGGACCCAGCACAACGGACGGGTCGTCGCTTTGAAGCCATAGATCCCATGGTATTTAAAGATCCCAAAAGTGGTAAACACTATCTTTATGCAGGCGGAAGTGCGGGTTCAACGCTTCGTGTATTTGAACTTAATGATGACATGATCAGCATTAAACAAGAAATTAAAGTAGATACACCAGAAAAATTTACTGAAGGCGCTTTTATCCATTATCACAATGGTATGTACCATTTTACCTACAGTCACGGCCGCTTTAATAAAGCAAACTATTCAGTCTACTATTCTACTTCAGAGTCGCCAACAGGCCCTTGGACATTTAAGGGCAACTTAATGAAAAGTGATGATAATTTTAAAGGTCCAGGTCACCATTCCATTATCCACAATGCCAAAACAGATAAATGGTACATGGTTTATCATCGCTGGGAAAATGTAGAAGGCGAAGGTCCTTACCGAGGCCCGAATAACGCCAGAAAAACCGCAATTGAAGAAATGTTTTATGACAACAACGGATTCATTAAGCCTATAAAAATGACCGCTAAGGGTGTTGGCAAGGTGAGCTTTTAA
- a CDS encoding sulfatase family protein, translated as MRSKLIQILGVVIGLCLSASLLADTKNKPNIVIYLADDLSQRDMSLYGNEFIPTPELEKIAADGLVFNHAYVASPACAPSRAAMLTGLMPAKNGAEENHQYPKKDVKSLINDLKALGYEVAAFGKVAHGSKARGESYGFDSYRPHSNLYNYDNIGKLDRMVADFFKQRKSDKPLCLFVGTTNPHVPWNDPEVEFSPERVELPPKFLDTPETRRHRAKYYQQIKELDRLAGKLFALQKQHLGDNTLFIHSADHGSQWPFGKWTLYDYGTRVPFVAHWPGHIKSGQTNAMISWVDLLPTLIDITGGKVAENLDGRSFKDVLFGNSDQHRTEIFTTTTADGNKNIYPSRAIRTDKWKLIHNIHPEYAFTNHSDLLRRDGAGGYWHEWWELGLNDQRAMETVMNYYANPEFELYRIDEDPWEMNNLIDKPETQSIANMLKTKLKKWMIEQGDDVKNTQTPRLLSVPSSWKTLITGERSLVN; from the coding sequence ATGAGAAGTAAGCTAATACAAATACTAGGGGTTGTTATAGGGCTTTGCCTCAGTGCATCGTTGCTCGCTGATACGAAAAATAAACCAAATATTGTTATTTACTTAGCGGATGATTTATCTCAACGAGATATGAGCCTATATGGAAATGAATTTATTCCAACGCCTGAACTTGAGAAAATTGCTGCAGACGGCCTTGTATTTAATCATGCTTATGTAGCGTCACCTGCTTGTGCACCTAGCAGAGCAGCTATGTTAACTGGTTTAATGCCAGCTAAGAATGGCGCAGAAGAAAATCATCAGTATCCAAAAAAGGATGTAAAAAGTTTAATCAATGATTTGAAAGCGCTAGGTTATGAAGTTGCTGCTTTTGGCAAAGTGGCTCATGGTAGCAAGGCGAGAGGCGAAAGTTACGGTTTTGACAGCTACCGACCGCATTCAAATTTGTATAATTATGATAACATCGGAAAGCTTGACCGTATGGTGGCTGATTTTTTTAAACAGCGCAAATCTGATAAGCCACTCTGTTTATTTGTTGGCACAACAAACCCACATGTACCATGGAATGATCCTGAAGTTGAATTTAGCCCAGAACGAGTTGAGCTGCCACCAAAGTTTTTAGACACACCAGAGACCCGCCGACATCGAGCTAAATATTATCAACAAATTAAAGAACTCGACCGATTAGCGGGCAAGTTGTTTGCATTACAAAAACAACACTTAGGTGATAATACTTTATTTATCCATAGTGCTGATCACGGTTCACAATGGCCTTTTGGTAAATGGACCCTCTACGATTATGGCACACGAGTACCTTTTGTTGCCCATTGGCCAGGACATATCAAGTCAGGACAAACAAATGCAATGATTAGCTGGGTTGATTTATTGCCAACCCTAATTGACATTACAGGCGGAAAGGTCGCGGAAAACTTAGATGGTCGTTCATTCAAAGATGTTTTATTTGGAAATTCAGACCAACACAGAACAGAAATATTTACGACAACCACAGCCGATGGTAACAAAAATATCTACCCAAGCCGTGCAATTCGTACAGATAAATGGAAGCTCATTCACAACATTCACCCAGAATATGCTTTTACTAATCACAGTGATCTGTTGCGCCGCGATGGGGCAGGTGGTTATTGGCATGAATGGTGGGAGCTTGGCCTTAATGATCAAAGGGCAATGGAAACAGTAATGAACTATTACGCAAATCCAGAATTTGAATTATATCGAATAGATGAAGATCCTTGGGAGATGAATAACTTAATTGACAAACCTGAAACACAAAGCATTGCTAATATGCTTAAAACAAAACTTAAAAAGTGGATGATCGAGCAAGGCGACGATGTTAAGAACACTCAAACACCGCGCCTGTTATCCGTTCCGAGCAGTTGGAAAACTTTAATTACCGGAGAAAGAAGTTTAGTTAACTGA
- a CDS encoding sulfatase-like hydrolase/transferase, which produces MLKFISIICTLSLLGACANTVDKETRIESEHDKPNVVMIFIDDMGYGDISAFGNDQVPTPHIDRLAKEGQKFTNFYVNSPICSPSRVALKTGVYPHRERINSFLESRKNNAQRNMADFMSAERLTYAKLFQQAGYATAHFGKWHIGGGRDVDNAPLPKAYGYDESLVSFEGLGNRILWQKHGNQRLSWQYSPDKGQILSKRKHQTTETYVDKAIDFIQRHKGQPFLVNMFPNDVHDAHMPSEAKLEKWQGKGRHIKEDKFFAVLDEMDRQIGRLLNAIDEAGLANNTIVMLTSDNGPTDWGHYYKLNMTPPPGFTGPFFGRKWSLYEGGIRMPFLIRWPSKIKAGIVNNNTWFSAIDILPSLAVMADLKLPANVELDGEDMSKALIGGNQIRSKPLFWEYGVYPTIRPGLKAHRSPKLAMRDGNYKLLMNPDGSQVMLFNLEKDLGEKTNLALQVPEQVSQMKPQLLKWWQEMNMYFMQENPDISGYQ; this is translated from the coding sequence ATGTTAAAATTCATCAGTATCATTTGTACTTTATCGTTACTAGGGGCTTGTGCAAATACTGTTGATAAAGAAACTCGGATAGAATCAGAACACGATAAACCCAATGTCGTTATGATTTTCATCGATGATATGGGCTATGGCGATATCAGTGCATTTGGTAATGATCAAGTTCCGACACCACATATCGACAGGTTGGCAAAAGAAGGCCAGAAATTTACCAATTTTTATGTCAATTCACCTATTTGCTCACCTTCTAGGGTTGCATTAAAAACAGGCGTTTACCCTCACAGAGAGCGCATAAACTCCTTTTTAGAAAGCCGAAAAAATAATGCGCAGCGCAACATGGCTGATTTTATGTCTGCTGAGCGTTTGACGTATGCAAAGCTATTTCAACAGGCAGGTTATGCAACGGCTCATTTTGGGAAATGGCACATAGGTGGCGGCAGAGATGTTGATAATGCGCCTTTGCCTAAAGCTTACGGTTACGATGAATCGCTGGTTTCATTTGAAGGGCTTGGTAATCGTATTCTTTGGCAAAAGCATGGTAATCAAAGGCTCAGCTGGCAGTACTCGCCAGATAAAGGACAAATTCTTTCAAAACGCAAACATCAAACAACAGAAACTTATGTAGATAAAGCTATTGACTTTATTCAGCGGCATAAAGGCCAACCGTTTTTGGTCAATATGTTTCCTAACGATGTGCATGATGCGCATATGCCATCGGAGGCGAAATTAGAGAAATGGCAGGGTAAAGGACGACATATCAAAGAAGATAAATTTTTTGCGGTTTTAGATGAAATGGATAGACAAATAGGCCGCTTACTCAACGCAATTGACGAAGCTGGGTTGGCTAACAATACCATCGTTATGCTCACTTCAGATAACGGACCAACTGACTGGGGGCATTATTATAAACTAAATATGACGCCACCACCCGGTTTTACAGGCCCTTTTTTTGGTCGAAAGTGGAGTTTATACGAAGGCGGTATCCGGATGCCATTTTTAATCCGTTGGCCGTCCAAAATTAAAGCCGGAATAGTTAATAACAATACTTGGTTTTCCGCAATTGATATTCTACCTAGTTTGGCCGTTATGGCCGACTTGAAGCTTCCGGCGAATGTAGAGCTTGATGGTGAGGACATGTCCAAGGCACTGATAGGTGGCAACCAAATAAGAAGCAAACCTCTTTTTTGGGAATATGGTGTTTACCCTACTATTCGTCCAGGGCTAAAAGCTCACCGTAGTCCTAAACTTGCCATGCGTGATGGTAATTATAAATTGTTGATGAACCCTGATGGCAGTCAAGTGATGTTGTTTAACTTAGAAAAAGATTTGGGTGAGAAAACCAATTTAGCGCTACAAGTACCAGAACAAGTTTCACAAATGAAACCCCAATTACTGAAGTGGTGGCAAGAAATGAACATGTATTTTATGCAAGAAAATCCCGATATAAGTGGCTATCAATGA
- a CDS encoding sulfatase family protein: protein MKLSIIIIIVLTWLVSFPILAKGKQPNFLIFISDDLTFRDIGVYGNPDVKTPNLDAFAKQGLKFNQAFSSSAMCAPTRMELYSGLQPVRSGAHPNHGAAYEGTRSLPNYLRPLGYRVALMGKRHEAPHASFSFEYLGGKHGDTKQSQIDLNLKLAERFFKETDQPWALIVATNQPHTPWFRGDKSAYLPESLTVPDYLVDTIETRRALSAYYAEITYMDQQFGTIMNMLEESGEANNTLAIYLSEQGSNFPFAKWTLYDNGHRAAALMRWPNNINREQETEAIIQYADIVPTLIEAAGGDTTNIPLDGKSLLGVISNPAKTHRQYAYAVQTTKGIYSGSDSYPIRTIRSNTYRLVWNLNHQQAFSNTVVKQGGPSGTLNSWLKKDELALARANAYSQRPEFELYDVKQDPYELTNLAGKKELSHIQEKLFNELKAWMAQQGDKGVMTEADAVNRKNPSGRHYPKGIPEGGLALDWDYKNEGHFDEK from the coding sequence ATGAAACTATCAATAATCATCATCATTGTTTTAACTTGGCTTGTATCGTTTCCAATTTTGGCAAAAGGCAAACAACCAAATTTCTTAATCTTTATTTCGGATGACCTTACTTTCCGAGATATTGGCGTTTATGGAAATCCGGACGTTAAAACTCCAAATCTAGATGCCTTTGCTAAACAAGGTTTAAAATTTAACCAAGCATTTTCTAGCTCGGCTATGTGCGCGCCTACTCGGATGGAGCTTTATTCTGGATTGCAGCCCGTTCGTAGCGGTGCGCATCCTAACCATGGTGCAGCTTATGAAGGTACACGAAGTTTACCTAACTATCTTCGTCCTTTGGGTTATCGGGTTGCGTTAATGGGGAAACGTCATGAAGCCCCACATGCCAGTTTTAGTTTTGAATACCTTGGCGGTAAGCATGGTGATACAAAACAAAGTCAAATTGATTTAAATCTAAAGTTGGCAGAGCGCTTTTTTAAAGAAACTGATCAACCATGGGCACTCATTGTCGCGACTAATCAACCTCATACACCATGGTTTAGAGGCGATAAATCAGCATATCTTCCAGAAAGTTTAACCGTGCCGGATTATTTGGTTGATACCATTGAAACTCGTCGAGCATTGAGTGCTTATTATGCAGAAATTACCTATATGGATCAGCAGTTCGGTACGATAATGAATATGCTGGAAGAGTCAGGAGAAGCGAACAATACATTGGCAATTTACCTATCAGAACAAGGCTCAAATTTCCCTTTTGCCAAGTGGACGCTTTATGATAACGGCCATAGAGCAGCTGCACTGATGCGCTGGCCAAATAACATTAATCGAGAACAAGAAACGGAAGCCATTATCCAATATGCCGACATTGTACCTACCCTAATTGAAGCTGCGGGTGGCGATACAACTAATATTCCACTAGATGGAAAGAGTTTACTTGGCGTTATTTCAAATCCTGCAAAAACACATAGGCAATATGCGTATGCGGTTCAAACAACAAAGGGTATTTATTCTGGTTCAGACAGTTACCCCATCAGAACAATACGCAGTAACACATACCGACTGGTTTGGAATTTAAATCATCAACAAGCTTTTTCTAATACTGTCGTTAAGCAAGGGGGGCCATCTGGCACACTTAACTCTTGGTTGAAAAAAGACGAATTAGCGCTTGCACGCGCCAACGCATATTCGCAGCGACCAGAATTTGAACTTTATGATGTAAAACAAGACCCTTACGAGCTGACTAATTTAGCAGGTAAAAAAGAACTCAGCCACATCCAAGAAAAACTATTTAACGAGCTTAAAGCTTGGATGGCACAGCAAGGCGATAAGGGCGTGATGACAGAAGCCGATGCGGTTAACCGTAAAAACCCTAGTGGGAGACACTACCCGAAAGGAATTCCCGAAGGCGGGCTAGCATTAGATTGGGATTATAAAAACGAGGGGCATTTTGATGAGAAGTAA
- a CDS encoding PKD domain-containing protein, protein MILSVLTACGSSNQRANETEDTSNQVPTISVSPQIIDEKTQVEVKADSADEDGTVERFQWQQLSGTQVSFNGELSSLNFQAPSVTSDETLSFRVTVTDNDGAKASTDFPVLIKNINQPPVALAGPDQNIISEKLVNLQGTVSDTDGEIQSIAWQQTSGPNVQLLNADTVEASFVAPDVNEDTELTFTLHATDNEGATTSDNVIVTVKTIRVIAEPNRSADLQIYTFGELPAVNLSEKFSVSIEDTELTVLQTIPPVPSMSPKLKPGTKDGADSYRNTERSFAWSQFSFNANIRHVDVDITKLADAGTVTDIIVRPTSLSGVAYQVLDKDLGKKTIKIRVLQSNRKLSIEFKDNRYAPLKDIPLDSLLLFADRTEAEDIAPVPDKAASTTYLVENGDAFDREKAKTKAVVYFAPGTHELSYWEVPANVKHVYLAGGAYVIGAINADHNSGPGKGYTISGRGIISGEKFPWRADKTKYYTGSTLPLAERVCVDENNYSNGCPREGIKLLDAEQDELIVEGLTLVNGSFYVFGAEADSNNSWAKISNIKMLGNWRYNNDGFDVGTGTQMTDCFVSAMDDAFKIYHSNASIKDCVVWQMDNGGIFQFGWFPKTVNNVLIENIHVVHTEWTGLNKNRGLANLTERPAGDARSGQISNITMRNVWMEGPTSRVIYLRNEFYPNQSYNNWLFENIYVDYMPTYEELVDIKNEKINGRVIGGNGQLQNTLLLNAIEDFDNGSGNISNIRFVNFNLNGSLITDPNKTSTGMFEKLKTDNEEDVTFE, encoded by the coding sequence TTGATATTGTCTGTTTTAACAGCTTGTGGCAGCAGCAACCAGCGTGCAAATGAAACAGAAGACACCAGCAATCAAGTACCAACCATCTCGGTATCGCCCCAAATCATTGACGAAAAAACACAAGTCGAGGTGAAAGCGGACTCAGCAGATGAAGATGGGACTGTTGAGCGATTTCAATGGCAGCAGCTGTCAGGCACGCAAGTGAGTTTTAATGGTGAGTTGTCTTCACTCAATTTCCAAGCACCATCTGTTACCAGCGACGAAACGTTAAGCTTTCGGGTTACGGTTACTGACAATGATGGTGCCAAGGCGAGTACAGACTTCCCAGTATTGATTAAGAATATAAACCAACCACCTGTTGCTTTAGCAGGGCCAGATCAAAACATAATTTCTGAAAAATTGGTAAATTTACAAGGTACTGTGAGTGATACGGATGGTGAAATACAAAGTATTGCATGGCAACAAACGAGTGGGCCAAATGTTCAATTATTAAACGCAGATACAGTTGAGGCAAGTTTTGTAGCACCCGATGTAAATGAAGACACTGAACTAACGTTTACGCTTCACGCAACGGACAATGAAGGTGCTACTACAAGTGATAATGTGATTGTGACTGTCAAAACAATCAGAGTGATTGCGGAACCGAATCGATCTGCTGATTTGCAAATTTACACCTTTGGTGAACTGCCAGCGGTTAATTTATCTGAAAAGTTCAGTGTTTCAATTGAGGATACTGAATTGACAGTTCTGCAAACCATTCCACCAGTACCGTCGATGTCACCAAAACTAAAACCGGGCACAAAAGACGGAGCAGATTCATACCGTAACACAGAGCGTTCATTTGCGTGGTCACAATTTTCGTTTAATGCAAATATTCGTCACGTTGATGTTGATATAACAAAATTAGCCGATGCAGGTACAGTCACCGATATTATAGTGCGACCAACCTCGCTGTCAGGTGTTGCATATCAGGTGCTCGATAAAGATTTAGGCAAGAAAACGATAAAAATCCGTGTTCTGCAATCTAATCGAAAGCTATCAATCGAATTTAAAGATAATCGATACGCACCATTAAAAGATATTCCGTTGGATTCATTATTGTTGTTTGCTGATCGTACTGAAGCAGAAGATATCGCGCCCGTACCTGATAAAGCAGCGAGCACAACTTATTTGGTTGAAAACGGGGATGCCTTTGATAGGGAAAAAGCTAAAACAAAAGCGGTTGTTTATTTTGCCCCAGGCACACATGAATTGAGTTATTGGGAGGTACCAGCGAATGTAAAACACGTATATTTAGCAGGCGGTGCTTATGTGATTGGTGCGATAAACGCCGATCATAATAGCGGTCCTGGTAAGGGTTACACCATTTCAGGTCGTGGCATTATTTCTGGTGAGAAATTTCCATGGCGGGCGGATAAAACTAAATATTATACTGGCAGCACTTTGCCTTTAGCCGAGCGAGTGTGTGTTGATGAAAATAATTATTCTAATGGTTGTCCTCGTGAAGGTATTAAACTATTAGACGCTGAACAAGATGAACTGATAGTTGAAGGCTTAACACTTGTAAACGGTTCTTTTTACGTCTTTGGCGCAGAGGCTGATAGCAATAACTCTTGGGCTAAAATTAGCAACATAAAAATGTTGGGTAATTGGCGCTATAACAACGATGGTTTCGACGTTGGTACCGGCACTCAAATGACAGACTGTTTTGTATCAGCCATGGATGATGCCTTTAAGATTTACCACTCTAACGCATCGATAAAAGACTGTGTGGTTTGGCAAATGGATAATGGCGGTATATTCCAATTTGGTTGGTTTCCAAAAACCGTTAATAATGTACTGATTGAAAATATCCATGTAGTTCATACTGAATGGACAGGGCTCAACAAAAACCGTGGTTTAGCCAACCTAACAGAAAGACCTGCAGGTGACGCCCGCAGTGGTCAGATTTCTAACATCACCATGCGTAATGTTTGGATGGAAGGCCCCACCTCTAGAGTCATTTATTTACGCAACGAATTTTACCCAAATCAGTCGTATAACAATTGGTTATTCGAAAATATATATGTGGATTACATGCCTACTTACGAAGAACTAGTTGATATAAAAAATGAAAAAATCAACGGACGTGTAATAGGTGGTAACGGACAGCTTCAAAATACTTTGTTGCTTAATGCCATTGAAGATTTTGACAATGGTTCTGGCAACATCAGTAATATTCGATTTGTCAATTTTAATCTCAACGGTTCATTGATAACTGACCCAAATAAAACTTCAACTGGAATGTTCGAAAAGCTGAAGACTGACAACGAAGAGGATGTGACATTTGAATAA
- a CDS encoding RICIN domain-containing protein: MKKALFCFGLILFIFSQSLKAQIVTPNWPVAQGYLQNSNYYTVKVKQGNQSFITVKTWMTESQNELMTSGQNGLFLDRTFNFSSFSFDPAGGPVTVRVIKSNIAGNISAGAANVEVINADGGLTKINNNTIDFKLNNPKYVSVNIKLSDNQKSYNVHKVVKNMLMIFADPIDSDLNEPNGANKVVYSPSVSQTQLRNADIIVFRDGYHDVVSRFGNDGVRFKAGAKIWLAPGAVVAGSFIGVDGNNNTGFNVAPNAEVYGRGLLYMGEHRNNPNNPNSGPFWRPNDPDYVHSGALSEAISLNGSKNVEIRGLIIGDIMWHGIVVGENALIERVKIWGWHANNDGMRPGNNSLVRNNFIRPVDDAFYAFSMTGENNLIWPSYNGALITAGWVGKYHTGGIELNNTTVIYPEWTGKGNNNGIVASQLGDTQECTGITINNMEIWGDTIAILNLKPSSRRHESPNWSGQSSFPGVRNVAINDLTINGSLKAPNLVEHDGAFDVSNIDLHNIKITGFANRYLNNNDRTNSQLFEGNNLTNGAKLNITANNGTGGVANGTYFIEAKHSGKYVEVGGFSTSNGGNIQQWDSQQGTQKQWQITLVSGNYYKLVNVLSAKAMDIQNFSTANGGNVHQWGFSGSDNQLFSIESTGNGYVQIKGKQSGKCLDIAFNNQDNGANVQQWGCSGNDNQSFRLINAN; encoded by the coding sequence ATGAAAAAAGCACTTTTTTGTTTTGGCTTGATATTGTTTATATTCAGCCAATCTCTAAAAGCTCAAATTGTTACACCAAACTGGCCAGTTGCCCAAGGCTACTTACAAAACTCCAACTATTACACTGTCAAAGTTAAACAAGGTAACCAAAGTTTTATCACTGTAAAAACCTGGATGACAGAATCACAAAATGAACTCATGACGAGCGGGCAAAATGGTTTATTTTTAGACCGAACTTTTAACTTTTCGTCTTTTTCATTTGATCCCGCCGGTGGCCCTGTCACAGTGAGAGTTATAAAATCAAACATAGCGGGCAATATTTCCGCAGGCGCTGCAAACGTTGAAGTTATCAATGCCGATGGTGGTTTGACTAAAATTAATAACAATACCATCGACTTTAAACTGAATAATCCAAAGTATGTATCCGTCAATATTAAGTTATCAGACAACCAAAAATCCTACAACGTGCATAAAGTTGTCAAAAATATGCTGATGATTTTTGCCGATCCAATCGACAGCGATTTGAATGAACCCAATGGTGCAAATAAAGTTGTGTACTCACCCAGCGTTTCACAAACTCAGTTAAGAAATGCCGACATTATTGTGTTTAGAGACGGATACCATGATGTAGTGAGTAGATTTGGTAACGACGGCGTACGATTTAAAGCGGGTGCAAAAATCTGGTTAGCGCCCGGCGCTGTGGTTGCTGGTTCTTTTATTGGGGTTGATGGCAATAATAACACGGGCTTTAATGTTGCCCCCAACGCAGAGGTATATGGCCGTGGTTTGTTATACATGGGTGAGCATAGAAACAACCCAAACAATCCAAACTCGGGTCCATTTTGGCGACCGAATGACCCTGATTATGTCCATTCCGGCGCGCTAAGCGAAGCTATTTCATTAAACGGTAGTAAAAACGTAGAAATACGTGGTCTTATCATTGGCGATATCATGTGGCATGGCATTGTTGTTGGCGAAAATGCACTGATTGAACGGGTAAAAATATGGGGCTGGCATGCAAATAATGATGGTATGCGTCCGGGTAATAACTCGCTTGTGAGAAACAACTTTATACGCCCTGTTGATGATGCATTTTATGCGTTTTCTATGACAGGAGAAAACAATCTTATTTGGCCAAGCTATAATGGCGCATTAATTACAGCCGGTTGGGTCGGAAAATATCATACGGGTGGTATTGAATTAAATAATACAACAGTGATTTACCCAGAATGGACTGGCAAAGGTAATAACAACGGTATTGTTGCGTCGCAATTAGGTGATACACAAGAATGTACCGGGATCACAATAAATAATATGGAGATCTGGGGCGATACAATCGCCATATTAAACTTAAAACCGAGCAGTCGACGCCACGAGTCACCAAACTGGAGTGGTCAGTCTAGTTTTCCGGGGGTCAGAAACGTAGCGATAAACGATTTAACAATTAATGGCAGTTTAAAAGCGCCTAATTTAGTAGAGCATGATGGTGCCTTTGATGTCAGCAACATAGATTTACATAATATAAAAATAACTGGGTTTGCGAATCGTTATTTAAATAACAATGACAGAACAAACAGTCAGTTATTTGAAGGAAATAATTTAACAAATGGCGCAAAATTGAATATTACCGCTAACAATGGTACTGGCGGCGTGGCGAATGGTACTTATTTTATTGAAGCAAAACACAGCGGAAAGTATGTAGAAGTTGGCGGTTTTTCTACCAGCAATGGCGGCAACATTCAACAGTGGGATAGCCAACAAGGCACCCAGAAACAATGGCAAATTACGTTAGTATCGGGAAACTATTATAAGTTGGTCAACGTGTTAAGCGCAAAAGCAATGGATATTCAAAACTTCTCAACTGCTAATGGCGGTAATGTGCATCAATGGGGATTTTCCGGTAGTGATAACCAGCTATTTTCCATTGAAAGTACAGGTAACGGATATGTACAAATTAAAGGAAAACAAAGTGGAAAATGTTTAGATATAGCGTTTAATAATCAAGATAATGGCGCTAACGTTCAGCAATGGGGTTGCTCTGGAAATGATAATCAGTCATTCAGATTGATTAACGCCAATTAA
- a CDS encoding glycoside hydrolase family 43 protein, giving the protein MRFKTIIQHASSYLCTIMFITACSQVSNEPPAQTTYAFNYQNPISSGIGKGGLRDAQVFRDGDWWYMTGTSYPHWSRQEDEASGQLNKGVILYRSKNLINWESRGYIVQPVGKHKWYYRRFWAPEVQKIDGKYYALFNARNDTLGYVGQFTGYAVANHIEGPYKVVTDEKPLTEGNDLTFYHEDGKTYAFWNKGKEFGIGFAEIDLATGTLLSKPQSAIKPGPVDFDYDENGNLLKVPGYDGRPIPKVKKYYEWDSIGIEGAYVVKRQDTYYLFYSSWTRGYEIGYATAKSLKGPWIKNPDNPFYGAMSKIAAEKSGFTWQGDINSPFNQVGHNAIFTGPDGKLWLSCHGIDSSGIPSLVIDPIWFDEQGNVHSNGPSYTKQTIMLTSDQAKLVR; this is encoded by the coding sequence TTGAGATTTAAAACAATCATTCAACATGCGAGTAGCTATCTTTGCACAATCATGTTTATTACTGCTTGCAGTCAGGTTTCTAATGAGCCTCCAGCACAAACAACATATGCATTTAATTATCAGAATCCAATTTCCTCTGGAATAGGCAAAGGCGGCCTGCGTGATGCTCAGGTGTTTCGTGATGGTGATTGGTGGTACATGACTGGTACATCTTACCCTCATTGGAGCCGCCAAGAAGATGAAGCAAGCGGTCAATTAAATAAAGGCGTTATTTTATACCGTTCTAAAAACTTAATTAATTGGGAAAGTCGAGGCTATATTGTCCAGCCAGTTGGAAAACATAAATGGTACTACCGCCGTTTTTGGGCACCAGAAGTACAAAAAATTGATGGCAAATATTATGCTTTGTTTAACGCTAGAAACGACACACTCGGTTATGTAGGCCAGTTTACAGGCTACGCCGTTGCTAATCATATTGAAGGGCCATATAAAGTTGTTACAGATGAAAAGCCATTAACCGAAGGTAATGATTTAACTTTTTATCACGAAGATGGCAAAACCTATGCGTTTTGGAATAAAGGTAAAGAATTTGGTATCGGGTTTGCTGAAATCGACTTAGCCACAGGCACACTACTTTCCAAACCACAAAGTGCGATTAAACCCGGCCCTGTTGATTTTGATTACGATGAAAATGGTAATTTACTAAAAGTGCCCGGTTATGATGGCAGGCCAATACCTAAAGTTAAAAAATATTACGAATGGGACTCAATAGGTATTGAAGGTGCCTATGTTGTTAAGCGACAAGATACTTATTATTTATTTTATTCAAGTTGGACTCGAGGGTACGAAATTGGTTATGCAACCGCAAAATCTTTAAAAGGACCTTGGATAAAAAATCCTGATAATCCTTTTTATGGTGCGATGTCAAAAATTGCCGCCGAAAAATCTGGATTTACTTGGCAAGGCGATATAAATAGCCCATTTAATCAAGTAGGTCACAATGCCATATTCACAGGGCCAGACGGAAAATTATGGTTGTCATGTCACGGCATTGACTCTAGTGGTATTCCAAGTCTGGTAATAGACCCAATTTGGTTTGATGAGCAAGGAAACGTCCACTCGAACGGCCCTAGCTATACGAAACAAACCATTATGTTAACCTCGGACCAGGCCAAATTGGTTCGCTAA